A portion of the Paenibacillus marchantiae genome contains these proteins:
- the fliP gene encoding flagellar type III secretion system pore protein FliP (The bacterial flagellar biogenesis protein FliP forms a type III secretion system (T3SS)-type pore required for flagellar assembly.), whose translation MKKKIWLACFFIGLISLASVTVAFAEPIPNIDIQIGNGDGGTPSTSSLSIILLITVLSIAPALLVLMTSFTRIVIVLGFVRTSLGTQQMPPNQVLVGLALFLTLFIMSPTLSSINQVALQPYLKGDITQTEALEKAADPMKKFMFSHTREKDLLLFMKYNQTEKPSTYQDIPITVMVPAYAISELKTAFQMGFMIFIPFLVIDIVVASTLMAMGMMMLPPVMISLPFKILLFVLVDGWYLVVKSLLLSFNT comes from the coding sequence ATGAAGAAAAAGATTTGGTTGGCGTGTTTTTTCATAGGACTCATCAGTCTGGCCTCGGTCACTGTTGCCTTTGCCGAACCGATTCCGAATATTGATATTCAAATTGGTAACGGGGATGGGGGTACACCAAGTACGAGTTCACTGTCCATTATCCTGTTGATCACAGTACTTAGTATCGCACCAGCCTTGCTGGTACTGATGACCAGTTTTACACGGATTGTTATCGTTCTCGGTTTTGTGCGGACATCCTTGGGTACGCAGCAAATGCCACCCAATCAGGTGCTGGTCGGTTTAGCACTTTTTCTGACACTTTTCATCATGTCACCGACGTTGTCGTCCATCAATCAGGTAGCGCTTCAGCCCTATCTCAAGGGAGACATCACACAAACCGAAGCGTTGGAAAAAGCTGCGGATCCCATGAAGAAGTTTATGTTCTCCCACACTAGGGAGAAAGACCTATTGCTGTTTATGAAGTACAATCAAACGGAAAAGCCAAGCACATACCAGGATATTCCGATTACTGTGATGGTACCGGCATATGCAATCAGTGAGTTGAAGACAGCATTCCAGATGGGATTCATGATCTTTATTCCATTCTTGGTTATAGACATTGTAGTTGCGAGTACACTCATGGCTATGGGGATGATGATGCTTCCACCTGTCATGATCTCATTACCTTTCAAAATACTGTTATTTGTACTTGTCGATGGCTGGTATCTGGTCGTGAAGTCACTGTTGCTGAGTTTTAACACTTGA
- the fliQ gene encoding flagellar biosynthesis protein FliQ has translation MTSEFIIGLAGKAVYTSLLASAPMLILALVVGLIISVFQATTQIQEQTLAFVPKIIAVLLAVLLFGPWILNILVDFTYNILDNLYRYIG, from the coding sequence ATGACTTCGGAGTTTATTATCGGTCTGGCCGGGAAAGCGGTCTATACTTCACTGCTGGCCAGCGCACCCATGCTTATTCTAGCTCTGGTTGTAGGACTCATTATCAGTGTGTTTCAGGCAACCACTCAAATTCAGGAGCAAACCCTGGCCTTTGTGCCTAAAATCATTGCTGTACTTCTGGCAGTACTTTTGTTTGGTCCTTGGATATTGAATATACTGGTCGATTTCACGTATAACATTCTCGATAATTTATACAGATACATAGGGTAG
- the fliR gene encoding flagellar biosynthetic protein FliR: METLLQSFPVALLMFCRIASFFVTAPVFSARNVPNSLKIGLSAFVTFTVYMVYGIDQVVPTDLSYILLVIREILIGLLLGFVAYLLMTAIQTAGTFIDLQIGFGMANVYDPMTGASAPLTGNFKYAFAVLLFLTMNGHHYLLDAIVYSYRWIPLSNVFFLRLADGSIAEFLVRTLGQSFMLAFQMSAPIVVALFLTDVGLGFLAKTAPQFNVFAVGMPLKVLVGLAILLLLVPSFAFVFSQLFEVMFRSMENLLGTIGQRPG; the protein is encoded by the coding sequence ATGGAGACATTGTTGCAAAGTTTTCCTGTCGCTCTGCTTATGTTTTGTCGAATAGCATCATTTTTTGTAACTGCGCCGGTCTTCTCGGCTCGGAATGTGCCGAATTCTCTTAAAATTGGTTTATCGGCATTCGTAACCTTTACGGTGTATATGGTATACGGCATAGACCAGGTTGTACCTACAGATCTGAGTTATATCCTGCTGGTTATCCGAGAGATATTGATTGGCTTGCTCTTAGGCTTTGTTGCTTATCTGTTAATGACGGCTATACAGACCGCAGGAACCTTTATTGATCTTCAGATTGGTTTTGGTATGGCCAACGTATATGATCCAATGACAGGCGCTTCTGCACCACTTACAGGTAACTTCAAATATGCTTTTGCGGTATTGCTCTTTCTGACAATGAACGGACATCATTATCTGCTCGATGCCATTGTATACAGTTATCGCTGGATTCCGTTGTCGAATGTATTCTTTCTACGATTGGCAGATGGAAGTATTGCTGAATTTTTGGTGCGTACCTTAGGTCAATCATTTATGTTGGCTTTTCAGATGTCTGCGCCGATTGTAGTTGCTCTGTTTTTGACAGATGTAGGATTGGGATTCTTGGCGAAGACGGCTCCTCAATTTAACGTATTTGCCGTCGGAATGCCACTGAAAGTACTCGTAGGGCTTGCTATTTTGCTTTTGCTGGTTCCCAGTTTTGCCTTTGTGTTTAGTCAATTGTTCGAAGTAATGTTCAGATCCATGGAAAACTTGCTTGGGACCATTGGACAGAGGCCGGGCTGA
- the flhB gene encoding flagellar biosynthesis protein FlhB — protein MKYQLDLQMFAGEKTEKATPKKRQDTRKKGQVVKSMELSGASILLFTFLIMMMFSNFYKERIVRLFTDIFINRLSMEITGENVVALMMRYGIEIMLLLAPALLGAVLVALIVNYMQVGFLLVGEGLKPKLEKLDPIKGFKNIFSLRSLVEFAKSILKMSIIGFLVYSTITSYQSDIASLSHFSLDAILHFAASITLNLGIKIAVALLVLAVFDYMYQKYDYEKNIRMSKQDIKDEYKKMEGDPLIKGKIRERQRRMAVQRMMQEVPKADVIITNPTHFAVALKYEGSEMEAPQIIAKGQDYVALRIKEIAKEHGVITMENKPLARALFQRAEIGDAIPADLFQAVAEVLAYVYKLKGRTK, from the coding sequence ATGAAATATCAACTCGACCTCCAGATGTTTGCGGGGGAAAAAACAGAGAAGGCTACCCCGAAAAAAAGACAGGATACGCGAAAAAAAGGACAGGTTGTCAAAAGTATGGAGCTGTCCGGCGCATCCATTCTCCTATTCACGTTTTTGATCATGATGATGTTCAGTAACTTTTATAAAGAACGAATAGTTCGACTGTTTACGGACATCTTCATAAATCGACTCAGTATGGAGATCACCGGGGAGAATGTTGTCGCTCTGATGATGCGATATGGTATCGAGATAATGCTGTTGCTTGCTCCTGCTTTGCTAGGTGCGGTACTTGTTGCGTTAATCGTTAATTACATGCAGGTTGGTTTTCTTCTTGTAGGGGAAGGTTTGAAGCCAAAACTTGAGAAGTTGGATCCGATCAAAGGGTTCAAAAATATTTTTTCTCTCCGCTCTTTGGTGGAATTCGCTAAATCGATTCTAAAAATGTCAATTATCGGTTTTCTCGTTTACAGTACAATCACAAGTTACCAATCAGATATTGCTTCACTATCACATTTTTCACTGGATGCTATTCTTCATTTTGCTGCTTCGATTACCTTAAACTTGGGAATTAAAATTGCCGTAGCACTCCTGGTACTTGCAGTATTCGATTACATGTATCAGAAGTATGATTATGAGAAAAACATTCGGATGTCCAAGCAAGACATCAAGGACGAATACAAAAAAATGGAAGGTGACCCACTGATCAAGGGGAAAATCAGGGAGCGTCAGCGTCGTATGGCTGTTCAGCGTATGATGCAGGAAGTTCCCAAAGCGGATGTGATTATCACCAACCCAACTCACTTTGCCGTTGCGCTTAAGTATGAAGGCTCGGAGATGGAAGCGCCGCAGATTATAGCTAAAGGTCAGGATTACGTCGCCTTACGTATTAAGGAAATTGCCAAAGAGCACGGTGTCATTACAATGGAAAACAAGCCGCTGGCACGGGCATTGTTCCAGAGAGCCGAGATTGGTGACGCCATACCGGCTGATTTGTTTCAAGCGGTAGCCGAAGTGCTGGCTTATGTATATAAATTAAAGGGCAGAACGAAATAA
- the flhA gene encoding flagellar biosynthesis protein FlhA, whose translation MKTKDIAVLAGIIGIVLMMILPIPTWLLDMLLVINISIALMILLVAMNSKEALQFSIFPALLLITTLFRLALNISTTKLILGEGDAGSVVATFGSWIAGGQIAIGFIVFLILVVVQFIVITKGSERVAEVAARFTLDAMPGKQMSIDADLNAGLINEQQARERRSKIEREADFYGAMDGASKFVKGDAIASIIILLINLIGGFIIGMTVHGLDFAESLSTYSVLTIGDGLVSQIPALLISTAAGLIVTRASSEGNLADDITGQLFTYPTLLYIVAFVIAMLGFFTPIHIITTLPLAGLLAFAGWRMQNNLNQKQEAEEQMEEEQQIEEVRSPESVINLLQVDPIEFEFGYGLIPLADNQQGGDLLDRIIMIRRQCALELGLVVPVIRIRDNIQLRPNEYVIKIKGNVVGGGELLLNHYLAMSPGYEEESVTGIETTEPAFGLPALWIDEVTKDRAELAGYTVVDPPSVVATHLTELIKKHAHELLGRQETKALVDNLRENYAALVDELIPSVLSIGDVQKVLAKLLREKVSIRDMVTIFETLADYGTYTKDPDVLTEYVRQSLSRQITQQFSQKGETLRVITVGPGLEKKIAESVQQSDQGSYLALDPASTQSVYQKLTEQVNRLIQSGQQPVVLTSPTIRMYLRQVIERTMQDIPVLSYSELEPNVEIQSVGVVNL comes from the coding sequence TTGAAAACAAAAGATATAGCTGTCCTTGCGGGTATCATCGGCATCGTGTTGATGATGATTCTCCCGATCCCAACCTGGTTGTTGGATATGTTGCTTGTCATCAATATCTCAATTGCACTGATGATATTGCTTGTTGCAATGAACAGCAAAGAGGCACTGCAATTTTCCATCTTTCCTGCATTGTTGCTGATCACGACGTTGTTTCGATTAGCACTCAATATATCGACAACGAAACTGATTCTGGGAGAAGGAGACGCAGGTTCGGTAGTCGCTACCTTTGGTAGCTGGATAGCTGGTGGACAGATCGCAATTGGATTCATTGTGTTTCTGATTCTCGTCGTGGTTCAATTTATCGTTATTACGAAGGGATCAGAGCGTGTAGCTGAAGTCGCAGCACGATTCACCCTCGATGCGATGCCTGGTAAACAGATGAGTATTGACGCAGATTTGAATGCTGGTCTGATCAACGAGCAGCAAGCACGTGAACGTCGTTCCAAAATTGAACGCGAAGCTGACTTCTACGGCGCCATGGATGGAGCGAGTAAATTTGTAAAAGGAGACGCTATTGCGAGCATCATTATTCTCCTGATTAATCTCATTGGTGGATTTATCATCGGAATGACGGTTCATGGTCTCGATTTTGCAGAATCACTGTCTACCTACTCTGTGTTAACGATCGGGGATGGACTGGTAAGCCAGATTCCTGCACTCCTGATATCTACAGCAGCAGGTCTTATTGTAACTAGAGCATCATCGGAAGGGAATTTGGCCGATGACATTACGGGACAATTGTTTACATACCCGACGCTCCTTTATATTGTAGCTTTTGTAATAGCAATGCTCGGTTTTTTCACACCGATTCATATTATTACAACGTTGCCGCTTGCAGGTTTGCTGGCTTTTGCTGGATGGAGGATGCAGAATAATCTGAATCAGAAGCAAGAGGCAGAGGAGCAAATGGAAGAGGAGCAGCAGATTGAAGAAGTTAGAAGTCCGGAGAGTGTAATCAACCTTCTTCAGGTTGACCCTATTGAGTTTGAATTTGGTTACGGTTTGATTCCTCTGGCAGACAACCAGCAGGGCGGAGACTTATTGGATCGGATCATTATGATTCGTAGGCAATGTGCTCTTGAACTGGGGTTAGTCGTTCCGGTTATCCGGATTCGGGATAATATCCAATTAAGACCGAATGAATATGTCATCAAAATTAAGGGTAATGTTGTTGGCGGCGGAGAACTGTTGTTGAATCATTACCTGGCCATGAGTCCGGGTTATGAAGAAGAATCTGTTACAGGGATTGAAACGACAGAGCCAGCTTTTGGCCTTCCAGCCTTATGGATAGATGAAGTAACCAAAGACAGAGCTGAACTTGCAGGATATACAGTTGTAGATCCTCCTTCAGTAGTAGCCACACATCTGACTGAATTGATTAAGAAGCATGCGCATGAGTTACTTGGCAGACAAGAAACGAAAGCACTTGTGGATAATCTCAGAGAGAATTATGCTGCGCTGGTGGATGAACTCATCCCATCCGTCCTGTCCATCGGAGATGTACAGAAAGTACTCGCCAAGTTGTTGCGTGAGAAAGTTTCCATTCGTGATATGGTTACAATCTTCGAGACACTGGCGGACTACGGAACGTATACCAAAGACCCGGATGTGCTGACGGAATACGTGAGACAATCCCTATCTCGTCAGATTACCCAGCAATTCTCCCAAAAAGGGGAGACGCTCAGAGTAATAACTGTTGGACCTGGTCTAGAGAAGAAAATTGCTGAGAGTGTACAGCAATCGGATCAAGGCAGTTACCTTGCATTAGATCCAGCTTCAACACAAAGTGTATATCAAAAGTTGACTGAACAAGTTAATCGATTGATCCAGTCGGGCCAGCAGCCTGTTGTATTAACTTCTCCAACCATTCGTATGTATCTGCGTCAGGTGATTGAACGCACCATGCAGGATATACCAGTTCTTTCCTATAGTGAGTTGGAGCCGAATGTTGAAATCCAAAGTGTCGGGGTGGTGAACTTATGA
- the flhF gene encoding flagellar biosynthesis protein FlhF, with protein sequence MRVKQYVVETMPEAMLQIRKDLGSDAVILSTKEIKVGGVLGMFRKKRIEVVAAVDKEEKKQATKQVQNQFTPVPRAFVPEAYRQTARSFVVASDEAAASIAEKNVQEKTTDATAVSESSKLGSDMSNGRSSLSIEHKPRPQGADFSGLTSASGQQEQANDPQQGQLMSELQELKLMMTKLSKQGATADPLPEEFHALRERLMEQDIWPEVWESWFDVVQTKLSEKELDEAEAVQAVQLEISHFLEKRIDVGILPTTRIVYVAGPTGVGKTTTIAKLAAEQMFNYQRKVGFITSDTYRISAVEQLRTYASILNVPLEVVQSPGDTQRAISRLEECDLIFMDTAGRNYRNELLVSELQSLLAPVENSETFLVLSMTSKSADMVQITEHFSKYGLDKVIFTKMDETGSCGPMFNLLHRFPLKLAYVANGQNVPDDLLKPDADSLTKQLLGELVR encoded by the coding sequence ATGAGAGTAAAACAATACGTCGTTGAGACCATGCCCGAAGCTATGCTTCAAATTCGCAAAGACCTGGGAAGTGATGCCGTCATTCTGTCCACCAAGGAAATCAAGGTAGGCGGTGTGCTGGGGATGTTCCGTAAGAAAAGGATCGAAGTTGTAGCAGCAGTGGATAAGGAAGAAAAAAAACAGGCAACAAAGCAAGTGCAAAACCAATTTACACCGGTACCTCGCGCATTTGTACCTGAGGCATATCGACAAACGGCTCGTTCGTTTGTCGTTGCTTCTGACGAAGCGGCTGCCAGTATCGCTGAAAAAAATGTGCAAGAGAAAACTACGGATGCCACAGCTGTGTCTGAATCGAGTAAACTCGGTTCAGACATGAGCAACGGCAGATCTTCTTTGAGTATCGAGCATAAACCGCGACCGCAAGGGGCGGATTTTTCGGGTTTAACATCTGCCAGTGGGCAGCAGGAGCAGGCGAACGATCCGCAGCAGGGCCAACTGATGTCTGAATTGCAGGAGCTCAAATTGATGATGACCAAGTTGTCTAAGCAAGGAGCAACGGCAGATCCGTTACCAGAGGAGTTCCACGCTCTTCGAGAAAGGTTGATGGAGCAAGACATTTGGCCAGAAGTATGGGAATCTTGGTTTGACGTTGTTCAGACGAAGCTCTCTGAAAAAGAATTAGATGAAGCAGAAGCCGTTCAAGCAGTGCAACTGGAAATATCACATTTTTTGGAGAAACGTATCGACGTGGGTATTTTGCCAACTACACGCATTGTATATGTAGCTGGGCCAACTGGAGTTGGTAAAACAACGACCATTGCCAAACTGGCTGCTGAACAGATGTTCAACTATCAGCGAAAGGTAGGGTTCATCACTTCGGATACTTATCGTATCTCAGCGGTAGAACAACTTAGAACGTACGCATCCATTTTAAATGTCCCGCTAGAGGTCGTACAGTCCCCAGGTGATACACAACGTGCAATCTCCCGTCTTGAGGAATGTGATCTAATCTTCATGGATACAGCCGGAAGAAACTACAGAAATGAGTTGCTTGTTTCAGAACTGCAAAGCCTACTCGCGCCTGTGGAAAATAGTGAAACTTTTTTGGTTTTGAGCATGACTTCCAAAAGTGCCGATATGGTTCAAATAACGGAGCATTTCAGCAAATATGGGCTGGATAAGGTCATTTTTACGAAGATGGATGAGACCGGAAGCTGTGGCCCGATGTTTAACCTGCTGCATCGTTTTCCACTTAAACTTGCTTATGTGGCTAACGGACAAAATGTGCCGGATGATCTACTCAAGCCTGATGCGGATTCGCTGACCAAACAATTGTTAGGAGAGCTTGTACGATGA
- a CDS encoding MinD/ParA family protein, with translation MKDQAASLRSMVSMPNGVEGRGRDSRSSKIITVASGKGGVGKSNFTLNFALSLQAMGQKVLVFDADIGMANIDVLMGTSSPYNLYHLLYRQKSIQEIIQLGASGLPYIAGGSGMKELFSLSDRDLEFFAGQVEEIAQEMDYVIFDTGAGLSRENMKFIGAADECLIITTPEPTSITDAYALVKVMHGQENATPFRMIVNRAEDQQEAERVADKIAGVAKRFLQIDIPLLGYISEDAQVVKAVKRQVPYSLAYPNAKASRDIEKLAHHYLAAPAAPGSETLTGIRGFMKKWLKRTT, from the coding sequence ATGAAGGACCAGGCAGCCTCACTCAGAAGTATGGTCTCCATGCCTAACGGAGTGGAGGGAAGAGGACGTGACTCACGCTCCTCCAAAATCATAACCGTTGCCAGTGGAAAGGGAGGGGTTGGTAAATCCAACTTTACACTTAACTTTGCACTGAGCTTACAGGCAATGGGGCAAAAGGTATTGGTGTTTGATGCAGATATAGGGATGGCTAATATCGATGTCCTAATGGGAACCTCTTCTCCTTATAATCTGTACCATCTGTTATACCGACAGAAATCCATACAGGAAATCATACAGCTTGGTGCAAGCGGGTTGCCTTATATCGCCGGAGGTTCGGGGATGAAAGAATTGTTCTCATTGTCAGATCGAGATCTGGAGTTTTTTGCTGGACAAGTTGAAGAGATTGCACAGGAGATGGACTATGTCATTTTTGATACAGGAGCAGGACTTTCCAGAGAAAATATGAAATTCATCGGTGCAGCCGATGAATGTCTGATCATCACCACACCTGAACCGACTTCAATAACCGATGCTTATGCTTTAGTTAAAGTTATGCATGGCCAGGAAAATGCCACACCCTTTCGGATGATCGTTAACCGGGCTGAAGACCAGCAAGAGGCGGAACGGGTGGCGGATAAAATAGCTGGAGTGGCAAAGAGATTTTTACAGATCGATATCCCGCTGCTTGGATATATTTCCGAAGATGCTCAGGTTGTAAAGGCAGTTAAAAGGCAAGTGCCATACAGTCTGGCATATCCGAATGCAAAAGCTTCCAGGGATATAGAGAAACTCGCACATCACTATTTGGCTGCACCTGCTGCTCCGGGATCCGAAACCTTGACAGGAATCAGAGGATTTATGAAAAAGTGGCTGAAGCGGACAACATGA
- a CDS encoding protein-glutamate methylesterase/protein-glutamine glutaminase yields MAVYQVLVVDDSAFMRKIVSDLIEADSEFKVTATASNGKEAIQKAIDLKPDVITMDVEMPEMNGLDALKSIMKQSFVPVIMLSGINEQGMKETIMALEAGAFDFIRKPSIVHDQDIAQVGKALVERMRAAMDEIKRKADREASMKKRDEAQSKLLQQSQRVQVDPPPLQDRKGALKKKIEPAQPGARFGSGQTDSLRAKPKQPTVPLTKQNTGHLDKKLEPLRDSNRASNASTDRIAKANKPTQSPKENRLSSRLAEQETAAASAEPSKDIAKVIPSHKGAGGPEGSFNKLVAIGCSTGGPRALKTLLEQLPGDLPAPVIIVQHMPPNFTRSLAQRLNTFSELHVVEAEEGMVLRKGTAYIAPGGFHVKVNKTADGRFTIKLTEEEPVNGHRPSVDTMFESLLPYTSLQRHLVLLTGMGSDGARMMKKLYEAGVTSTFAENEETCVVYGMPRSAVELQCVRHLLPLQEIAPKLVQAVK; encoded by the coding sequence ATGGCGGTGTATCAAGTATTGGTTGTCGATGATTCCGCTTTTATGCGTAAAATTGTTTCAGATTTAATTGAAGCAGATTCGGAGTTTAAGGTTACGGCAACAGCATCAAATGGTAAGGAAGCTATTCAAAAAGCAATAGATTTGAAGCCCGATGTCATCACAATGGACGTTGAGATGCCTGAAATGAATGGATTGGACGCATTAAAATCGATCATGAAGCAATCTTTCGTCCCGGTGATTATGCTCTCGGGTATCAATGAACAAGGCATGAAAGAGACCATCATGGCGCTCGAGGCCGGTGCGTTTGACTTCATTCGTAAGCCATCGATTGTGCATGATCAGGATATTGCCCAAGTAGGTAAAGCATTGGTTGAGCGGATGCGAGCAGCTATGGATGAAATCAAGCGAAAAGCCGATCGTGAAGCATCGATGAAGAAACGGGATGAAGCACAGAGCAAACTGCTGCAACAGTCCCAGCGAGTTCAGGTTGATCCACCTCCTTTACAAGACCGAAAAGGTGCTTTGAAGAAAAAAATAGAACCTGCCCAGCCAGGAGCACGATTTGGCAGTGGACAAACTGATTCCTTACGAGCAAAACCGAAGCAACCTACTGTTCCACTGACGAAGCAGAATACGGGACATCTGGACAAAAAGTTGGAGCCTTTGCGAGATTCAAATCGAGCTTCGAATGCCAGTACTGACAGAATAGCTAAGGCAAACAAGCCAACGCAATCTCCCAAGGAAAACCGTTTGTCTTCTCGATTGGCAGAACAGGAGACAGCTGCAGCTTCAGCTGAACCATCCAAAGATATTGCCAAGGTAATTCCGTCTCATAAGGGAGCAGGAGGACCGGAAGGATCATTTAACAAACTTGTGGCTATTGGTTGTTCAACTGGGGGACCGAGAGCCCTCAAAACTTTGCTGGAACAACTGCCAGGTGATTTACCTGCTCCAGTCATTATTGTTCAGCATATGCCGCCCAACTTTACCCGATCCCTTGCCCAGCGATTGAATACGTTCAGTGAACTGCATGTGGTTGAAGCTGAGGAAGGCATGGTTCTACGAAAAGGAACGGCCTATATTGCTCCTGGCGGCTTTCATGTCAAAGTCAACAAAACTGCAGATGGAAGGTTCACCATAAAGCTGACAGAGGAAGAACCAGTCAATGGACACAGGCCTTCAGTCGATACAATGTTTGAGTCGCTGCTGCCGTACACGTCATTGCAAAGACATCTGGTTTTACTGACAGGGATGGGCAGTGATGGCGCTCGTATGATGAAAAAATTGTATGAAGCGGGTGTCACTTCAACCTTTGCAGAGAATGAAGAAACTTGTGTTGTGTATGGTATGCCGCGTTCTGCTGTAGAGCTGCAATGCGTGCGTCATCTTCTGCCATTGCAGGAGATTGCGCCTAAACTTGTTCAAGCTGTGAAATAA